In Deinococcus radiotolerans, the genomic stretch AGCTGGTATGAACGCTCCACAGCCCACCGGACGAACCAGGCCGGCCTCAGCTGTTCACGCACCGACCCGCCGGGGGTCTAGGGTCATCAGCAGCGGCGGTAGTAGCCGCTCACGTACGTGCCGTTGCTGCGCCGGTACCCGTTCACCCAGCACATGCCACTCGTCGATGAGGCCGGCGCCGCACTCGGCGTCACCACCGGCGTCGGCGCGGTGAACGTCGGGGAGGCCGTCACCTTCGTCTGGAACGTGCCCTGGAAAGCAGGAGTTAAGGTCGCGCCGAGTTTCGCTTCCTGCAGGAACGCCACCGGACCGACCGTACCGTTCCAGTAGCTGCGCACGTCGTAATACCCAGGCAGGAGGTCCGCGAGGTCCAGGACGGGCGTTCCGCCTCCCGTGAAGACGATGAACACGTACCCGGGCGCGAGGGGCAGCTGGAGACCGGCGCGGTCTGCGCGGGCGGGCGTGGCGTACAGCGTGGGAATGGTCAGGCGGGTCAGGCCCGAGGCGGGGACCGTCACGCTGACCCGCTGCGTGGCCTTGCCCGTGGCGCTGACGATCATGGGGTACGTGCCGGGCTTCAGGGCCGCCGGGTCCCGCACGGGCTGGTCCCCATCAAGGATCACGAAGTAGCTCCCGGTGGGATTGTCGATCGTGAAAGCAGGAAGCGGAGCGGCGGCAGGGGTGACCGCCGCGGTGCCCGGCTGCAGGACCAGCAGAGCCTGCGCGTCACCCCGGGGCACGGCGCTGAGTGTCGTGGCGCCCGCTTCGATGTCGGTGCTGAGTCCGCCTTCCGGGCCGTCCCGCCAGGGGTTGGGCAGCAGCGCCGGGAAGGTGGTGAAGATCCGGCCCGCTACGGCGACGGCGTCGCCGGAGACGCGCACGCAGCTGGCCTGGGGGTACGCGGGCGGGCAGGCCTGCGCGAGCCCGCCGAGGCCCTGCGCGAGTTGCTGCGCCACAGTGGCCGGGGTGGCGCCCGCCAGGGCGGGCAGGGTGAGGGCGGCGAGGGTGAGCCAGGCGCGCAGGGTCATGGTTCAGCGTACGGGTCGTCACGTGAGGCTCGGGGCGCAGATGCATGCGCCACCCGGCGGGGGCACCGACACACCCACGCCGCGAGGGTCTTGTTCTGTTGTGTGCCTGCTTCTCTCGTTCGTGCCGGCGGAAGCGCCCCGCGTTCAGAGAATCGGGCGGAAAGCTCAGAGTTTTAGGCAAGGACCGCCGGGCCCCGCCTCCTACACTCGGTGCTATGGCTGGGGCCGGACTTCACGTCCAGGACACTGTCCCCCGCCCACGAAGGTCAACCCGTACGTCCTGCGCCACCACCACACCCGCACAGGAGAACCTATGATTCAAGACAAAGTAGTCATTATTACAGGCGCGTCCTCCGGCATCGGCGAAGCCACCGCGAGGCTCCTCGCCCGCCGCGGCGCGCGCGTCGTGCTGGGCGCCCGCCGCGAAGCGCAGTTACAGCACGTGACCCAGGAGATCACGCAGGCCGGCGGGCAGGCCACGTACCGCGTCACGGACGTCACCCGGCCCGAGGACAACGCCGCGCTCGTCGACCTGGCGAAAACAGCGTTCGGCGGTCTGGACGTTGTGTTCCTCAACGCCGGCATCATGCCCACCGCCCCACTCTCGGCCCTGAACACCGCCGAGTGGCAGCAGGCCGTCGACATCAACGTGATGGGTGTCCTGCACGGCATCGCGGCGGCCCTCCCCACGTTCACCGCGCAGCAACGTGGGCAGGTGATCGCCACGTCCTCCGTCGCCGGCCTCAAGAGTTACCCCGGTGCGGGCGTGTACGGTGGCACCAAGTGGTTCGTGCGCAACCTCATGGAAGTCCTGCGGCTGGAGTCCGCGCAGGAAGGCACGAACATCCGCACCGCCACGATCTACCCGGCGGCCATCAACACGGAACTGCTGGGCGGCATCACGCACGGCGCGTCCGCGCAGGCCATGGGCGCTCTGTACCGGCAGTACGGGATCTCACCGGACCGGATCGCGCAGGTGGTGGCCTTCGCCATCGACCAGCCTGAAGACACGAACGTCACGGAATTCACCGTGGGTCCCACCCCGCAACCCTGGTAAGCCACTCGCCCTTCCCATTGGAGGCCCCCATGAAGATTCACCCCGCTGGTTCCCGCCCCTCTACGTCTGGCCCCGCCGACTGGTTCACCGGTCGAGTCCGGATTGACCCGCAGTTCGACACCCACCCCGCCGGGCACGCGGCCGGCTCCGCTGTCACGTTCGAGCCCGGCGCGCGCACCAACTGGCACACCCACCCGGTCGGGCAGACCCTGATTGTGCTGTCCGGTCTGGGCCGGGTGCAGCGAGCGGGCGGTCCCATCGAGGAGATCCGGCCCGGTGACGTGGTCTGGTTCGAACCGGGCGAGCGGCACTGGCACGGCGCGGGTCCCACCACGGCCATGACGCACCTGGCCATTCAGGAAGCCCTGAACGGCGAAGTGGTCACGTGGCTCGAACCCGTCACAGACGAGCAGTACAACCCCCACTAACGGGCCCGGGCGACCGGCCCCAGCTCCGGCCCGTGTCTCAACAGGAGGTCGTCATGACCCGCACCACGCCATTCCGGCCCGTGGCTCCCGAGGCTACCACACCACGGCACACCGACCAGCCGCAGTGGCTGCCGATCTTCTCCCTGGCCTTCGTGGTGATGAACCTCATCACGTCTGAATTCCTGCCCGTGAGCCTCCTGACGCCCATCGCGCAGGACCTCGGCGTGACTGAAGGGGCCGCCGGGCAGATGATCTCTGCGACGTCCGTGGCCGCCGTGATCACCAGCCTGCTGACGGCCCCAGTGACGCGCCGGTTTGACCGCAAGGCGGTGCTCCTGGGCGCGTCGGTGGCCCTGATCCTCTCCAACGTGCTGGTCGCCCTCGCGCCCAACCTGGCGGTGATCATGCTGGCGCGGCTGCTCCTCGGCGTGGCGATGGGCAGCTTCTGGTCCCTGTCGAACGCCACCACCCTGCGCCTGACGCCCAAGCACCTCATCGCACGGGCGCTGGCCGTCACGTCTGGTGGCGTGGCGATCGCCAACGTGTTCGCCCCACCGATGGGCAGTCTCCTGGGTGAAACCCTGGGTTGGCGTGGCGTGTTCGGCGTGGCCGCCCTGCTCGGCGTGATTGGGCTGGGGTGGCAGTGGATCAGTCTGCCGCGCCTGTCGCCAGGGCGACCAGCCGAACTGCGCACGCTGTTTCGGTTGCTGGATCGCCCCCAGGTGCGGGTGGCGGTCGCGGCCCTGGTGCTGACGTTCGGGGGGTACATGCTGTTCTTCGCGTACCTGCGGCCCTTCCTGGAACAGGTGACCCACCTGACGGTCGCGCAGGTCTCTGGCGTCTTCCTTGCCCTCGGGGTGGCGGGCGTCGTCGGGACGGCCCTGTCCAGCCGCCTCCTGACCTGGAACCTACGCCGGGTCCACATCCTGGTGCCACTGGTCACGGGCGTGCTGGTGCTGGGCCTGCTGCTGGTCGGGGCGTCCGCTGTGTGGACCACGGTGGTGCTGGTGCTGCTCGGCCTGGTGAACAGCGTGTTGCCCGTGGCCTGGGGCACCTGGCTTGCCGTGGCGGTGCCGGATGAAGCGGAAAGTGCCGGCGGTCTCCAGATTGCGGCCATTCAACTGGGGATGACCCTGGGTGCGGTCCTCGGTGGCGTGATGTTCGACCGCAGCGGTTCAGGCGGGCTCCTCTTCAGCAGTGGCGCGGCCTTGATCATCGGCGCCGTGTTGATCGGGAGGGGATTGAATCATCGTTCGACGGCCCCAGCCGACGCCTGAACCATCGCGTCCAGGTGCAGCTCATCGGGCCAGAGAGCGTGAGGGAGAGAAGATGACACTGAACGGAAGACAGGCCGCGCGGTCTGCACTCCTCATGGCGGGATTGTTCTCGGCCTACAGCGAGGCGGCGGTGCGTGGGCACGGGAGGCAACAGGTGCAGGTCAGGATCGGGCAGACCACCTTCACCGCCACCCTGGACCGCAGCGCAGCGGCGCAGGCCTTCACGGCGCGCCTGCCGCTCACGCTGAAGATGACCGACCTGCACCGCAACGAGAAGTTCGCCGACCTGACCTGGAGCCTTCCCGTAAAGGCGACAAAGCCCGGCACCGTTCGCAGCGGTGATCTCCTGTTGTACGGGTCGAAAACCGTGGTGCTGTTCTACGAGACGTTTCCCACGGCGTACAGTTATACGAGGCTCGGGCGGATCGATGACCCGCAGGGGTTGGCGCAGGCGTTGGGTCCTGGGAACGTCACCGTCACGTTCTCCGTGGAGTAGGAGGATCACTGTGATGGGCATGGGCGTGTGGCGCGAATGACTGGGGTTTCAGACCTTGCCGCGGGTGGGCTGGCGCGCCTCGCGGAACTGATCCAGCGGCACACGCCGTATGAGGGGGAGTGTGCGCTGCGGGTGCCTGGGGTGTCGGTGGCCCGGACGGTACGTCCGCACAAGGCCCTCGCGCACAGCGTGCAGAAGCCGGCGCTGTGCCTGGTCGCGCAGGGCAACAAGGCGGTGCACATTGGCGCCGAGCAGTACGCGTACGATCCGCAGCGGATGATGGTGTACGCCGTGCACGTGCCGGTTGCGTTTCAGGTGACGCGGGCCAGTGTGGAGGAACCGTTTCTGACGTTCAAGCTGGAACTTGACCCGGAACGCATTGCCGAACTGGCCCTGAAGCTGTACCCGCACGGGCTGCCCCGGCGGCCGGAGGGGCGGGGCGTACAGGTGACTGAGGCGGACCCGGCGATCCTGAATGCGGCCATTCGCGTGCTGGAGACGGTCGATCAGGAACGTGAGGCGACGTGGATCGGGCCGTTGATCGTGGACGAAATGGTGATGCGCCTGCTGCTCGGCCCGGTTGGTCCGATGGTGGCGCAGATGGGTCAGGTGGAGTCGAGTACGCAGCGGATAGAGCGGGCCATCGGGTGGATTCAGGCGCATTTTGAGGGGCCGCTCAACGTGGAGGCTCTGGCCGAGTTGAGTCACATGGGCGTGTCGACCTTTCATGCGCATTTCAAGGCGGTGACGGGTCTGAGTCCGCTGCAGTTTCAGAAGAACCTGCGGTTGCAGGAGGCGCGGCGGTTGATGTACACCACGGGGTTGGATGTCGGGGCGGTGAGTCGGCAGGTGGGGTATGCCAGCGCGTCGCAGTTCACGCGGGAGTACACGCGGCTGTTCAGCAGTACGCCCCGTCAGGATATGACTGAGCTGCGGCTGGGTGGTGCTGAGGGCCGCTGAGCGGACGGGGTTGTGGGGGTGGGTGGGGCCGGTCGGTGCGCCTGATGATGTGGACTGAGTTCAGTTTTTGAACGATCCATTGACTTTTTTGAACGATAAAATTACTGTGATCGTACAAGCTCAACGATCAACCCGGAGGTAACTGTGCCCCGAGCCACCATGCGCGATGTCGCCGACCATGCCGGCGTCTCCCACCAAACCGTGTCCAACGTGCTCAACGGACACCCCTCCATCCGCCCCGAAATGCGCGCCCGCGTCCTGAGTGCCATCAACGCCCTCAACTACCAGCCCAACCAGAACGCCCAGGCCCTCCGGCAAGCCCGCATCACCACCCTCTGCTGCACCTTCTTCGGCCACAACGCCGAAGACATCCATGACCCGTACCGCAACCTGATCCAGTCCGCCTTCGTGGCGGAAGCCAACGCCAGCCGTTACAGCATGACCACCGCGTTCCTCGACGAAGGCCAACCCGAGAGCCTCGCCCGCTTCCAGAAACGCTACCTCCAAGGCCAGTTCGGCGGCACCGTCATCGTGGGCACCACCCTCCCCGCCGATGACCTCACCGCCATCCGCGCCCTCGGCGTCCACACCGTCCTGTTCGACCACCAGATCGAAGGGCACGACGCGCCGACCGTCCAGGCCGACTACGCCGGCGGTATGGCCGCCATGGTGCGCCACCACGCCGCGCAGGGCCGCACCCACCTCGCCCTCCTCATCCCCGCCGGTGACCCCGGCAGCAGCGCCCAGGCCCGCCTGCACGGCTTCCAGAACGAGGCGCGCCGCCTGAACCTAGACACGCAGGTGATGCCGTGCACGTGGTCCTTCGAATCCGGTCGCGACGCCATGCACGCCCTCTGGACCAGTGGCGCCCGCCCGGACGCCGTCCTCGCTGCCAGTGACCGCATCGCCGCTGGCGCGCTGCGCGCCGCACACACGCTGGGCCTGCAGGTCCCGTCAGAAGTGGCCATCAGCGGCTTCGACGATTTTGACTTCGCGCGCTTCACGACCCCCACGCTGACCACCCTCCAGGTGCCGCACGGCGAGATGGCCCGGCAGGCGGTGCGGCACCTCGTGGCCCTCGTCGAGCAGCGGCCCCTGCCCCCCACGCCAACCTACCCCGTTCCGCTGCTCGTGCGCGAATCGGCCTGACCGCGCAAGCCCGCTGCCCAGCTGCCCCGGCGCGCTGGAGACACCCAGGAGGTTCTCATGACAACTCAGACTGAGTCCACGCCCCTGCGCGCCACGGCGCCTCCCCGCCGCGCCCCCCCGCAGGCGCTGGTCGGCTACCTGTTCATCCTGCCGGCGATGGTGGGGTTCCTGGTCTTTTACCTCTACCCCGCACTCCGGGGCGTGCAGATCAGCTTCACGGACTGGAACCTCCTGAGCGCGCCCAAAAGCGTTGGGCTGGCCAACTACGCGGAAGTCATTCACGACCCGAAGTTCTGGTCGGCGCTGGGCATCACCGTCCAGTACGTGCTGTGGAACATTCCCCTGCAGACGGTGCTGGCACTCGCGCTCGCCGTGGCGATGGACCGCCTGGTCAAGAGCATGTTCATCAAGGGCCTGCTGATCCTGCCCTACCTGCTCTCCAGCGTCGTGGTCGCCATGGTGTTCCTGTGGCTGCTCGATCCCTTCCTGGGCATCGTGAATCAGTGGCTGGCCGCGACGCCGCTCGGGAAGCAGGCATTTTTCAGTTCGGCGGAGCAGGCGATTCCCACGATCGCGTTCGTGAACATCTGGAAGCACATGGGCTTCAACGCGCTGCTGTTCTACGCGGGCCTGCAGGCCATTCCGCGTACGGTGTACGAGGCGGCGGCCATTGACGGCGCGTCCGAGATGACCACCTTCCGCCGCATTACCCTGCCCCTGCTGCGCCCGGTGATGGTGTTCGTGCTCGTCACGTCGCTGATCGGCTCGTTCCAGATCTTCGATACCGTGGCCGTGACGACGCAGGGTGGCCCGGCGGACGCGACGCGGGTGCTGGTGTACTACATCTACCAGAACGCCTTCAGTTTCTTCCGGATGGGGTACGCGACGGCGATGAGCATGGTGCTGTTCGTCATCCTGGTCGTGTTCACGCTGTTGCAGATGCGCCTGTTGCGCGCCAACGAATCGGATCTCGAGTGAGGCGTCCCGTGCGCGCCAGGAGCCTGCCATGACCACGACCGCTGTCCGTCCCCGCCGTCCGTTTCCGCTTGGCCGACTGCTCGCGTGGCTGGGCCTGAGCCTGATCATCCTGATTTCGTTGTTCCCCATTTTTATCGTTCTAAAAACGGCCCTGACGAGCAACAAGGCCCTCTTCACCGAAGCCGCCGCGCTCTGGCCCAGCCAACCCACCCTCGTGAACTTCCAACGCGTCCTCGGGCTCCTCAGCACCGAACAGGCCCAGGCCGCCGGTGGCTCCGGCAGCGCGGTGAACTTCCTCAGCGCCCTCAAAAACAGCGTCCTGTTCACCGGCCTGATCGTCCTGGGCCAGACCTTCTTCTCCGCCCTGGCCGCCTACGCCTTCGCCCGACTCAAATTCCCCGGCCGGGACGCCATCTTCACCCTCTTCCTCATCGCCATGATGATCCCCGGCATCGTCCTGTTCATCCCCAACTTCATCACCGTCAAGAACCTCGGCGGCCTCAACACCCTCCCCGGCATGGTCGCCCCCTTCATCCTCATGACCCCCTTCGCGGTGTTCTTCCTCCGCCAATTCTTCCTCTCCCTACCCCGCGAGACCGAAGAAGCCGCCTTCCTCGACGGCGCCGGGCCCTTCACGATCTTCTGGCGCATCACCCTGCCCATGAGCCAGGGCCCCCTGGCCACCCTCGCCATCCTCACCACCATCGGCATGTGGAACGAGTTCTTCTGGCCCTTCCTCATCGCCAAAGACGAGAGCGCCTACACCCTCCCCGTCGCCCTCCAGGTCTTCAAATCCCAGACGCCCCAGGGCGTCCCGGACTGGACGGGCCTCATGGCCGGCACCTTCGTCACCGCCGTCCCCGTCTTCATCCTGCTGATCATCCTGGGCCGGCGCGTCGTGGAATCCCTCGCGTTCAGCGGCACCAAATAGAGCCCACCCGTGACCGGCCCCGCCCCACCCGCCCCGACCCCGCTCACCCCCCAACCCACCGCGCTCTCACCCGCCCCCGGAGGCACCCCATGAAACGACTGCTCACCCTGACCGCCGCGCTCGCCACCACCTTCGCCAGCACCGCCAGCGCCGCCACCACGCTCGAATACTGGTTATGGGACGCCAACCAGCAACCCGCGTACGCCCAGTGCGCCGCGAACTTCACCAAGAAAAACCCCGACATCACCATCAAAATCACCCAGAAAGGCTGGGGTGACTACTGGACGGGCCTCACCACCGGCTTCGTCAGCGGCACCGCCCCCGACGTTTTCACCAACCACCTCGCCTACTACCCCGAGTTCGCCAGCAACAACCAGCTCGTCGACCTCACCCCGTACATCAAACGGGACAAGGTCCCCACCACCATCTACTACAAGGGCCTCGCAGACCTCTGGGTCAAAGGCGGCAAACGCTACGGCCTGCCCAAAGACTTCGACACCGTCGGCATCTTCTACAACGCCGACCTGCTCGCCAAGGCCGGCATGAAACCCAGCGACCTCGCCAACCTCACCTGGAACCCCAAAGACGGCGGCACCTGGCAAAAGGCCATCGCGCGCCTCACCGTCGACAGCAAAGGCCAGAACGGCCTGAGCGCCAGCTTCAACAAAGGCCAGGTCAAACAGTACGGGTACCTCACCGGGTACGGCGCGGGCTTCAACGGTCAGACCGAATGGTCCTTCTACACCGCCCCCATGGGCTGGACGCACAACAACGGCCTGTTCGGCACCAAGTACAACTACGACGACCCCCGCTTCGCGCAGGCCATCCAGTGGCTCGCCGACCTGAACCTCAAGTACGGCCTGATCCCCAGCTTCAAGGACGTGCAGAGCAGCGGCGACGGTCTGTTCCGCTCCGGCCAGGCCGCCATGGTCATCAACGGCTCCTGGATGATCAGTGACTTCACGCAGAAACTCCCCTTCAAAGTCGGCATCGCGCCCCTCCCGAAAGGTCCGAACGGCAAGCGCATGAGCATGTTCAACGGCCTGTCCGACGCCATCTGGGTGGGCAGCAAGAACAAGGAAGCCGCGTGGCAGTGGGTGAAGTACCTCGCCTCCGCCGACTGCCAGAACGTGATTGGCCGCAGCGGCGTGGTGTTCCCCGCCATTCCGTCCGCCACAGCCCTCGCCGTAGCGACTGACAAGGCCCGCGGCGTGGACGTCAGCAGCTTCGTCAATCAGGCCAAAGCGCCCGGCGGAACCTTCTACTTCCCGATCACCGACAACGCCGCGCAGGTCAACGACATCATGACCAGCGCCCTCCAGCGCGTGTTCCTCGGGCAGGCCAAAGCCAGCGACGTCCTCCCCGCCGCGAACGCCAAGGTCAACGCCCTGTTCAAGTAACCCTACCGTCCGGGCGGCCGCGCACGCGGCCGCCCTCCGTCCTCGCCCCCCTCTCCCGCCGAGGCCCCACATGACCCCACCCAAGATCGCCCTGGTCGGTGCTGGCAGCACCGTGTTCGCCAAGAACCTCCTCGGGGACATCCTGAGCTTCCCCGAACTCGCCCACGCGGACATTCGGCTGTTCGACGTCGACGCCGAGCGCCTCGCTGTGACCGAACAGGTCGCCCACCGTGTCGCCCAGGCGGTCGGGGCGCACCCCACCGTCACCGCCACCCTCGACCGGCACCGCGCGCTGGACGGCGCGGACTTCGTCATTAACATGATCCAGGTGGGCGGCTACCGCCCCGCGACCGTTACGGACTTCGACGTCCCCACGCGGCACGGCCTGCGGCAGACCATCGCCGACACCCTCGGGATTGGCGGCATCATGCGCGCCCTGCGGACCGTACCCGTGCTGCTCGACATGAGCCGCGACATGGAGCGCCTGTGCCCGCAGACGCTGCACCTGAACTACGTCAACCCCATGGCCATGAACATCATGGGGCTCGCGCGGCAGAGCAGCATCCGCACCGTGGGCCTCTGCCACAGCGTGCAGCACACCGCGTCGGAACTCGCGCACGACCTGGGGCTCAGGGTCGAGGAGATCGACTTCCTGTGCGCCGGGATCAACCACATGGCGTTCTACCTGAAGTTCGAGCATCGGGGCGAGGACCTCTACCCCCGCCTGCAGGCCCTGGCCGCCTCCGGCCAGGTGCCCGCCACGAACCGCGTCCGGTACGAGATGCTGCGCCGCCTGGGGTACTTCGTCACGGAAAGCAGTGAGCACTTCGCCGAGTACGTTCCGTACTTCATCAAGCGCGGCCGGGACGACCTGATTGAGCGCTTCCAGGTGCCGCTCGACGAGTACCCCCGGCGCTGCGAGGCGCAGATCGGCGGGTGGGAGACCCTCCGGGCACAACTCCAGAACCCGGACGCACCGATCGACGTGCAGCGCAGCGTGGAGTACGGGTCGCTGATTATCCACTCCATGGTGACCGGACAGCCCCGCGTGGTGTACGGCAACGTCATGAACACTGGCGGGCTGATCGAGAACCTCCCACACGACTGCGCCGTCGAGGTGCCGTGCCTCGTGGACCGCCAGGGCGTGCAACCCACCCGCATCGGCCGCATTCCGCCGCAACTGGCGGCCCTGATGCAGACCAACATCAACGTCCAGACGCTCACCACCGAGGCGCTCGTCACCGGCCACCGGGAGCACATCTACCACGCCGCCATGCTCGACCCGCACGCTGCGGCGGAACTCGACCTCGATCAGATCTGGTCGCTGGTTGATGAGCTGCTGGACGCGCACGGCGAGTTCATTCCCGCCGAGTTGCGCCGCCTGCAAGCCGCCGACTGAGTCGTCCGCCCTCTCACGCTTTCTGGAGCTTCACCATGACCCACGCCCCGCTTCACTGGACCATACCCGCCTCACCCGACACCGTGCGTGTTCTCATCAACGGCTATCAATCGTGGAGTGAGGCCGAGCTGCGGCCCCTGACCGACACCCCCCCCCGCGCGCACTTCCAGTGGATGATTGACCAGGGTCAGGACCCCGCGTTCCCGCCCAGCGGCGAGGCAGGCGTCTGGCGATCGCACACCCTGATCGGCCTGCTGCGCCCGGACGGCAGCGGTTGGGTCGGCTGCCTGCTGGACGCCACGCGCACATTCGCGCACTGGGAAGCCCGGGTGGCCGGCGAGGCCGTGACGCTCACCTGCACCCTGGAAGGTCCGGACGCGCCCGTGGCGTTCGAGGAGACGACAGACGTGCAGGCGACCCTGGAGCGCCTGAGCGCGCAGCTCGGTGAGGCCATGCACGCGCGGACGCCGGCACCCCTGCGGGTGTGGTGCTCGTGGTACTCCTACTACCGCGACATCACCCTGGAGGCCATGCTGGACAATGCCCACCGCGCGTACGATCTGGGCCTGCCCTTCGATGTGTTCCAGCTCGACGACGGGTTTCAGGCGGACCTGGGGGACTGGCTTGAGCCGAGCGCCTGGTTTGGCGGGCACGCGAAGGACCTGCCCGCGCACCTGCACACCCTGGGGTACCGGGCGGGCCTGTGGCTCGCGCCGTTCCTGGTCGGCCCCCACTCGAAGTTGCGGGCCGCTCACCCGGAGTGGCTGCTCCAGGACGAGCAGGGTGAGCCGCTCCTGCTGGGCGACAACTGGGGCGGACCGTATCATGCGCTCGACACCACCCATCCCGAGGCGCTGGCGTGGCTGCAGGAGCTGGCCGCGACGTTCCGCGGGTACGGGTATGACTACCTGAAAGTGGACTTCCTGTACGCCGCCTCGCATCCCGGCCGCCGGCACGACCCGGCCGTCAGCCGCGCTGAGGCGTACCGGATGGGCCTGCAGGCCCTGAGGGACGGCCTGGGGGACGACGGGTTCCTGCTCGGGTGCGGCGCGCCCCTGGCCAGCAGTATTGGCATTGTGGACGCCATGCGCACCGGGCCGGACGTCACGCCCTTCTGGGATGACGAGGCCCGCCGGGTGCTGCTCGGCGATGGCGCGGTGCCCAGTGCCCGTAGCGCCCTGCACACGGCGCTCACCCGCTGGTACCAGCACACCTGGTACCAGCCGGACCCGGACGTGATGATCGCGCGGCGTGAACGCAGCCTGCTCAACGATCAGGAGCGGGGCGCGCTGGAGGGGCTGCTGGACGTTATCGGGGGCCTGCGGGCCAGCAGCGACCCGATTGAGCTGCTGGACGCCTCGGGCCTGGACCTGCTGCGCCGCAGCCTGACGCTGAGCACGCCGGACCGGCCCCGCTCCCTCACGCACAGTCACGGCGGCGCCGTCACGCATTTCACCCGCGGCACGTTCAACCTGCTGAACCACGCCGCTGACGGGCTGGCGCCGCACAGTTACCACGCGGCGCCCGTGCAGGACGAGGCCTTGCAATTGGCTCCTGCGGCACGGGACCGTCATGCATCACCGTGACGTCCTGAAGCCCGACGGGCGCGCCCTGACGCTGTATGGGGTGCGCCCCGTCCAGGTGACGTCCGAGATTCCGAGTCCCAGCGTGGACCCAGTGGACGCCCGGCCCGTGATGCGCTGGCATCCGCTGCGCGGCGAGTGGGTCATGTACGCCGCGCACCGCCTGGGCCGCACGTTCCTCCCCCCACCCGAGTACAACCCCCTGGCCCCCACGCGCGACCCCGCGCACCCCACCGAACTGCCGCGCGGCGAGTACGACATCGCCGTGTTCGACAACCGCTTCCCCAGCCTGACCCTCACCGCCCCCGATCCTGAACCCGGCCCGGCCGGGACGCGTGCCGGGGTGGGCAAGTGCGAGGTGGTGATGTTCAGCCAGGATGCCCACGGCCGCCTCGCCGACCTGAGTGAAACGCAGCTGGCGCTGCTGCTGGATGTCTGGGCCGACCGGACCACGCGCCTCGCCGGGACGGGCCAGATCCGCAGCGTGCTGGCGTTCGAGAACCGGGGCGTGGAGGTGGGCGTGACCCTACACCACCCGCACGGACAGATCTACGCGTTCGATCACGTGCCGCCCGTGCAGGCCCGGATGCTCACGACCGCGCAGGCGCACCACGCGGCCCATGGCCGGCCGTGGCTGGCGGACTTCGTGCAGGCAGAACAGGCGGCAGGAACGCGGGTGATCCGCGACGAGGGACTGGCCCTCAGTGTGGTGCCGCCCTTCGCACGGTTCCCGTACGAAACGTGGATGGTGCCCGCCCGACCGGCCGCGCTGCTCAGTGATCTCAGCGCGGAGGAGACACGTGCATTCGGGCGGGTCCTGCAAGACGCTCTGCGGCGCCTGGACGGCCTGTTCGGCGTGCCCATGCCGTACCTGCTGACCGTGCATCAGGCGCCCGTGGGGGCTGGCTCACACCCGGAGTTTCCGCTGCACATCGAGATTTATCCGTACCTGCGCGCACCGGGCCGACTGAAGTTCCTGGCGGGCACTGAACAGGGGGCCGGTGAGTTTGCGAACGACAAGTTCCCGGAAGCGGCGGCACAGGAGTTGCGGGCGGTCAGTGTTGCCCCCGGGGAACGCAACATCGAGCCAGGCAACTGACCTGAACACCAGTCAACTCACGGTGGACTCCTGCTCAGCCCCTGGGTCGT encodes the following:
- a CDS encoding SDR family oxidoreductase, with the translated sequence MIQDKVVIITGASSGIGEATARLLARRGARVVLGARREAQLQHVTQEITQAGGQATYRVTDVTRPEDNAALVDLAKTAFGGLDVVFLNAGIMPTAPLSALNTAEWQQAVDINVMGVLHGIAAALPTFTAQQRGQVIATSSVAGLKSYPGAGVYGGTKWFVRNLMEVLRLESAQEGTNIRTATIYPAAINTELLGGITHGASAQAMGALYRQYGISPDRIAQVVAFAIDQPEDTNVTEFTVGPTPQPW
- a CDS encoding (R)-mandelonitrile lyase, giving the protein MKIHPAGSRPSTSGPADWFTGRVRIDPQFDTHPAGHAAGSAVTFEPGARTNWHTHPVGQTLIVLSGLGRVQRAGGPIEEIRPGDVVWFEPGERHWHGAGPTTAMTHLAIQEALNGEVVTWLEPVTDEQYNPH
- a CDS encoding MFS transporter; translation: MTRTTPFRPVAPEATTPRHTDQPQWLPIFSLAFVVMNLITSEFLPVSLLTPIAQDLGVTEGAAGQMISATSVAAVITSLLTAPVTRRFDRKAVLLGASVALILSNVLVALAPNLAVIMLARLLLGVAMGSFWSLSNATTLRLTPKHLIARALAVTSGGVAIANVFAPPMGSLLGETLGWRGVFGVAALLGVIGLGWQWISLPRLSPGRPAELRTLFRLLDRPQVRVAVAALVLTFGGYMLFFAYLRPFLEQVTHLTVAQVSGVFLALGVAGVVGTALSSRLLTWNLRRVHILVPLVTGVLVLGLLLVGASAVWTTVVLVLLGLVNSVLPVAWGTWLAVAVPDEAESAGGLQIAAIQLGMTLGAVLGGVMFDRSGSGGLLFSSGAALIIGAVLIGRGLNHRSTAPADA
- a CDS encoding cyclophilin-like fold protein — translated: MAGLFSAYSEAAVRGHGRQQVQVRIGQTTFTATLDRSAAAQAFTARLPLTLKMTDLHRNEKFADLTWSLPVKATKPGTVRSGDLLLYGSKTVVLFYETFPTAYSYTRLGRIDDPQGLAQALGPGNVTVTFSVE
- a CDS encoding AraC family transcriptional regulator gives rise to the protein MTGVSDLAAGGLARLAELIQRHTPYEGECALRVPGVSVARTVRPHKALAHSVQKPALCLVAQGNKAVHIGAEQYAYDPQRMMVYAVHVPVAFQVTRASVEEPFLTFKLELDPERIAELALKLYPHGLPRRPEGRGVQVTEADPAILNAAIRVLETVDQEREATWIGPLIVDEMVMRLLLGPVGPMVAQMGQVESSTQRIERAIGWIQAHFEGPLNVEALAELSHMGVSTFHAHFKAVTGLSPLQFQKNLRLQEARRLMYTTGLDVGAVSRQVGYASASQFTREYTRLFSSTPRQDMTELRLGGAEGR
- a CDS encoding LacI family DNA-binding transcriptional regulator, encoding MPRATMRDVADHAGVSHQTVSNVLNGHPSIRPEMRARVLSAINALNYQPNQNAQALRQARITTLCCTFFGHNAEDIHDPYRNLIQSAFVAEANASRYSMTTAFLDEGQPESLARFQKRYLQGQFGGTVIVGTTLPADDLTAIRALGVHTVLFDHQIEGHDAPTVQADYAGGMAAMVRHHAAQGRTHLALLIPAGDPGSSAQARLHGFQNEARRLNLDTQVMPCTWSFESGRDAMHALWTSGARPDAVLAASDRIAAGALRAAHTLGLQVPSEVAISGFDDFDFARFTTPTLTTLQVPHGEMARQAVRHLVALVEQRPLPPTPTYPVPLLVRESA
- a CDS encoding carbohydrate ABC transporter permease, giving the protein MTTQTESTPLRATAPPRRAPPQALVGYLFILPAMVGFLVFYLYPALRGVQISFTDWNLLSAPKSVGLANYAEVIHDPKFWSALGITVQYVLWNIPLQTVLALALAVAMDRLVKSMFIKGLLILPYLLSSVVVAMVFLWLLDPFLGIVNQWLAATPLGKQAFFSSAEQAIPTIAFVNIWKHMGFNALLFYAGLQAIPRTVYEAAAIDGASEMTTFRRITLPLLRPVMVFVLVTSLIGSFQIFDTVAVTTQGGPADATRVLVYYIYQNAFSFFRMGYATAMSMVLFVILVVFTLLQMRLLRANESDLE